ACAACCTCATAATTAAATAGTCGCACGCAGGAAAAATGATTAATACCATACAAACGAGGGTGTATGATAAATGTCTTTTGCCTAAACTTTTGAAAAATGAGGGGGGAAGTGTGCATATCTAACATGTGTTTTATTGAGTAAAAAGTTGTAGTATAAAGTTAGGTAAAATTTTTTCACGTGTCAATAGTGATTATCTAATCATAGAAAAAACCATCACTTAAGATGGATGTCACACAAAAAAGCAACGCCAAGACTTTGTGAGGCATAAGCCCGTAGCGAGTTTACCCACCTCCCCTACCTACGCGGCACGTTGGGTGTGGCCAGCGCCGGAAAAGACACCGAAGGCTCTCAATTCTTTGTCACCCATTCCATGCAACCCCATTTAGACGGAAACTATACCGCCTTTGGCTATGTGCCAGAACGCGATTGGCCGGTGGTGGATGCCATCCTCCAAGGCGATACCATAAAACGGATAACGTGGCAACGTAGCACAAAATAACACTTCATCCTATGATAGAATGGGTTATCATAGCATCATAACACACCTTTTCAGTAAGCTGGCCTCGTTTGATATGGCATTTTGCTTTTCGGC
This region of Bacteroidetes Order II. bacterium genomic DNA includes:
- a CDS encoding peptidylprolyl isomerase — translated: MGVASAGKDTEGSQFFVTHSMQPHLDGNYTAFGYVPERDWPVVDAILQGDTIKRITWQRSTK